One Natrinema salifodinae genomic window, CCTTTTCGGACATGCCATTCGCGTACAGGTCGCGACCGAGCGCCCGTCGAGCGCCGTGGAGCGTGAGATAGTCGTAATCGCCGTCGGGGTCGATGTTCGCCTCTTTCGTGAGTCGTTTCAACAGCCGGCGAACGCCCTCTTTGGAGATCGACGGCGGCGGGACCTCATGTTCACGGTGTAGCGAGTCGAGAACCTCGGTTTTCCCCGCGTCGCCCCTACCCTCGAGTGCCGCAGATACCGCTTCCTCACTGACCGTTTCCTCGAGTCGGTCCTTTTTCGATCCATAGTGGCCGGTCGGGAAGACTGGCCACTCGTCGGTCGGCGGCTCGAGGAAACCGTACCACCGATCGAGCACGTTGTGAACGCTTTCGGGGAACGGTGCCTCTTCGTACTCGCGAGACTTTCCATACACTTCGATCAACTGCCGGTCGAAATCGACGTCCGACCAGCGCAGGCCCGGTCGCTTGTCGTCTTTCGGGTCGGCGAACAATTCCGCTCCGCGTGCGCCGGTGCCGCCGAGCATCACCACGATCGCCCGGTCGCGCAGTGCCGTCTGTGCGTCGGTTCGGATCGTTCCCTCGAGCGCCATGTCGACACGCTTGGTCGCGTAGTGCTCGAGTTGCTTTCGGTCGCGGTCTGACCAGTACTGGGTTTTCCGCTTCCCGTCGTCCTGCGGGAGTGGGTCCTCTGCCGTGTTCGTATTCGCCGGGTTCGTCTCGAGGTGCTGTTCGCGGACACACCACGACAGGAACGCCCGCACGTAGGCGAAGTACGTCTGTGCCGTCGACGCCGCGAGTCGTTCGTCCGGGTCGTCCTCGAGTTTGACCTTATCGTAGAGGTGTTCGCTGAACCGGCGGACGTGTGTCGGCTCGAGGTCGCCGACCAGCTCGACGCCGAGTTCGTTCCGGCAGTGTCTCGCGAATCGGTACAGCGGCGAGCGCATGGTCGTCTCGGACCCGTCGGCTTTGATCTTGTACCGTAGGTAGTCGTCGACGGCCTCGCGGACAGTCGTTCCCCCGGAGTTAGCCCGTCTCTCGCTGGGTGTAGACATTCGTATGTGGGGTACAGTGTCTACCCTAGTAAAGTCCCTTGGTTAAACTGGTATTTAGCCAAGTGTATCAAATAAGGCCTGTATCGTCTAATATCAGTACTTTCGAGACCCAACACCGCAAAATAGTATTCTATATACTGTATGTCGCTATAGCTTTCTTTCCTCTTCGATTAACTCCGCGACACGTTCTGGTTCTTCCGACGCTAATCGCAAGACGGCGTCGTGAATTTCCCGTTTTTCTTCGTCTCGAATACCTGCTTTTCGCAGTTCAGGGATGATCGTGATACCGAGCGCGTCGTCGAAATTGTCCCACGTCTCGCCTCGAGCATAGAGCGGCCGTTGTCGAACCTCGGAGTATTCGAACGGCGGCCCCTCGGTTCCAGCACTCTCCTCTGTCTCTCGAGTAGGCTTGTCTGACGACTGTTCTCGGTGAGTATCATCCGAATCAGATTCTGACGACGAGTCGGCATCGCTCTCGAGGTCGTCGAACGGATTGCTCATCGATCGACACCTCCGTTCGAGACGATCCCCGCAAGCTCCTCGTAGTACGGGATTTGGTCGCTCTCTGGGTCGTGATCCTGCAGCGGCTGGTTATGCTGTAGCGACCGGGAGAGTGCCGATCGGTGGCGAATTCCCGGCTTCGGCGTCGCGATCTCCCCGCTATCGATTTGGTCGAACTCGTCAGCCGTGATCCGAGCAAAGTCCGGTACTGCTTCTTGGAGCGGTTGTCCAGGGTTGACCTCGTAGCTGGCCGTATTGAGATTCTCGAGAAGTTCGCGATCTTCGGTCTGCTGGTCGATCCGGTCAGAGAGTTTGTTCGGGACGACCGCGAGTACGTCGACGTCGATGTACTCACGTGCGGGTTCGATGAGTCGTTCCATCGTGCGCTTGTAGCCGCCGATCGCGCTCGAGCCCGGTTCGATCGGGATCATAACGTTGCCCGTCGCGACGAGGGCGTTGTTGTTCAGCATGCCCGGATACGCCGGACAGTCGAAGACGATGTAGTCGTACTCGTCGCCGAGAAGTGGGTCCACGATCTTCGATTTGACCCTCGCCGATCCCTGCATTGCCCCAGCAAGGTCTTTCTCAACGTCCTCGAGCGTGTTCGACGACGGTAGCAAGTCGAATCCGTACTCGGTTGACTGAATGAGGTCTGCCGGCGTCGCATTGCCCTCGAGAATTACGTCGCCGAGATTCACGTCGCCCTGGTAGGCGTCCTCGAAGCCGAGGCCGTTTGTTGCGTGGCCGTTCGGGTCCAGGTCAGCGAACAGGACATCGCCGCGCTCAGCGAGCTGCCGAGCGAGGTTCATCGAAGTCGTGGACTTTCCGACGCCGCCCTTGAGAATGACGACACTAACTGCGCGCGGATCGTTCGTAGCTGCCATATTATGTGACTCCGTCCGCTGCAGTAGGCGCAATAGGAGCCTATTGTGCCGAGTACTGTTTCAGCGGACGATATACACGTCATTCTATAGGTTCTTAGTTCTACTGCAATAGCTACAATAGGTACCTCAGGTAAGGTAGCTACTGTGCCTATTGTACCTACTGCACCTATTGTAGATAGTGCACGCCGCTATCAGACAATAGCCACTCGACGGGGAGTAGGAGTCACAGGCGGCAAAGCCGCCCCAGTTGAAGCTGGTATTTGGCAGCCGACAGAGTCGGCACTTGAGGATATGCTCGCAAGTAGGATAGGCGTTGTGTCCTACACGTAGTCATGCGTCTTCGTCGCTCTCATCTTCGCCATCGGCCTGGTCCCGAGATCTCGCCGCGCGGCCGGCATCTGTATCTGGCCAGTCTTCCCGCTGGTACTCACCAGGATGTTTGCTGTTGATGTGCTCGGTCAATTCTGAGATTTCGCGCGCCTCATATCCGCAGTCGGGATCTGGG contains:
- a CDS encoding tyrosine-type recombinase/integrase; this translates as MSTPSERRANSGGTTVREAVDDYLRYKIKADGSETTMRSPLYRFARHCRNELGVELVGDLEPTHVRRFSEHLYDKVKLEDDPDERLAASTAQTYFAYVRAFLSWCVREQHLETNPANTNTAEDPLPQDDGKRKTQYWSDRDRKQLEHYATKRVDMALEGTIRTDAQTALRDRAIVVMLGGTGARGAELFADPKDDKRPGLRWSDVDFDRQLIEVYGKSREYEEAPFPESVHNVLDRWYGFLEPPTDEWPVFPTGHYGSKKDRLEETVSEEAVSAALEGRGDAGKTEVLDSLHREHEVPPPSISKEGVRRLLKRLTKEANIDPDGDYDYLTLHGARRALGRDLYANGMSEKAQEALRHQSIETTHEAYSDLQMEDVSKSIDEVRE
- a CDS encoding ParA family protein, producing MAATNDPRAVSVVILKGGVGKSTTSMNLARQLAERGDVLFADLDPNGHATNGLGFEDAYQGDVNLGDVILEGNATPADLIQSTEYGFDLLPSSNTLEDVEKDLAGAMQGSARVKSKIVDPLLGDEYDYIVFDCPAYPGMLNNNALVATGNVMIPIEPGSSAIGGYKRTMERLIEPAREYIDVDVLAVVPNKLSDRIDQQTEDRELLENLNTASYEVNPGQPLQEAVPDFARITADEFDQIDSGEIATPKPGIRHRSALSRSLQHNQPLQDHDPESDQIPYYEELAGIVSNGGVDR